One Spiroplasma endosymbiont of Dioctria linearis DNA segment encodes these proteins:
- a CDS encoding lipoprotein — protein MKKLLSLLAAFSLVTTSSVAVVACGDKTVTPPIIEDNSQLIKELETETNKIFVEHLENNVYKKSIIEADNKFLTKSKIKQYQGKAVEEIDPYDLQQLEIDIKKILDINELTKSLNQLKNVNKYKILLNDVDSLIKNVIFDWKSLIIKIYEQDGFDLGKVIVDYKIEVQYKYKGVKDIQSFNISNIFRYTSK, from the coding sequence ATGAAAAAACTATTAAGTTTATTAGCTGCTTTTAGTTTAGTTACAACAAGTAGTGTAGCTGTAGTTGCTTGTGGAGATAAAACAGTTACTCCCCCAATTATTGAAGACAATAGTCAATTAATTAAGGAGTTAGAAACTGAAACTAATAAAATTTTTGTAGAGCACTTAGAGAATAATGTTTATAAAAAATCAATAATAGAAGCAGATAATAAGTTTTTAACTAAAAGTAAAATTAAGCAGTACCAAGGTAAAGCAGTAGAAGAAATTGATCCATATGATTTACAACAATTAGAAATAGATATAAAGAAAATTTTAGATATTAATGAATTAACAAAGTCACTAAATCAATTAAAAAATGTAAACAAATATAAAATCCTTTTAAATGATGTTGATAGTTTAATTAAAAATGTAATTTTTGATTGAAAATCATTAATAATTAAAATCTATGAACAAGATGGTTTTGATTTAGGGAAAGTAATTGTTGATTATAAAATTGAAGTTCAATATAAATATAAAGGAGTCAAAGATATTCAAAGTTTTAATATCAGTAATATTTTTAGGTATACTTCAAAATAA